From the Quercus lobata isolate SW786 chromosome 6, ValleyOak3.0 Primary Assembly, whole genome shotgun sequence genome, one window contains:
- the LOC115994148 gene encoding uncharacterized protein LOC115994148 isoform X2 produces MENKVVNQLKNLQLTKEEEESISITKASKPELIEECHHSLFGRLLAYRHQNLRALKSTLRADWKMGSDLRIIEVGNNILQFKFSSMFQLDWVERSGPWNFDNNLLLLCRWRKGLTSTNISFSHSPFWVQVWGLPFEHMSEEVVIEIGCKLGNVLEVDKRSMQADQAEYIRLRISLPIDKPLRRGGFISVEDGERYWVTFKYERLPTFCFLCGKLGHDDKHCKETLKEHQQGKQYGEWLKVGGSTKPGGEYAGASTNRREEKMRSDETRFKSPSETECLQPWMQTEDERSAGNWSLNEERASGEGKDTGMTEPNEQHHLSRWDNAYVMEIERLPDLEVRNKQSVTRADIVRELSKENQDTQLSVGQADRPRKARSLQPKEERSRGNR; encoded by the coding sequence ATGGAAAACAAAGTAGTCAACCAGCTGAAAAATTTACAGCTAAccaaggaagaagaagaaagcattTCCATTACAAAAGCCAGTAAACCAGAACTGATTGAAGAATGTCATCACAGCCTCTTTGGTCGTCTCCTTGCCTATCGCCATCAGAATCTGAGGGCTCTCAAAAGCACCTTAAGGGCAGATTGGAAGATGGGGTCTGATCTAAGAATCATTGAGGTAGGAAACAATATCTTGCAATTTAAATTTAGCTCTATGTTTCAACTAGATTGGGTGGAAAGAAGTGGTCCTTGGAATTTTGATAACAACCTTCTCCTTCTTTGCCGTTGGAGGAAAGGGTTGACATCCACAAATATTTCCTTCTCCCATTCCCCCTTTTGGGTCCAAGTATGGGGACTTCCTTTTGAGCATATGTCTGAAGAAGTAGTGATAGAAATTGGGTGCAAATTGGGCAATGTTTTGGAGGTAGACAAACGATCCATGCAAGCAGATCAGGCGGAGTATATCAGATTAAGGATCAGTCTGCCCATTGACAAACCACTCCGAAGAGGAGGATTTATTAGTGTTGAAGATGGTGAACGATATTGGGTGACCTTTAAGTATGAACGGCTCCCCACTTTCTGTTTTCTTTGTGGAAAGCTGGGGCACGATGACAAGCATTGTAAGGAAACTCTAAAGGAGCATCAACAAGGAAAGCAATACGGAGAGTGGCTAAAAGTTGGAGGAAGTACTAAACCCGGAGGTGAATATGCCGGTGCGTCGACTAATAGGAGGGAGGAAAAAATGAGAAGTGATGAAACAAGGTTCAAATCACCTTCGGAAACTGAATGTTTGCAGCCATGGATGCAAACAGAGGATGAGAGGAGCGCTGGTAATTGGAGCTTGAACGAAGAACGCGCCTCGGGAGAAGGTAAGGATACTGGTATGACAGAACCCAATGAGCAACATCATCTGAGCAGATGGGACAACGCCTATGTGATGGAGATAGAAAGGCTGCCAGATCTTGAGGTACGTAACAAGCAAAGTGTAACTAGAGCTGATATAGTCAGGGAATTGTCCAAAGAGAACCAGGATACTCAATTAAGTGTGGGCCAGGCAGATAGGCCCAGAAAAGCAAGAAGCCTCCAGCCCAAAGAAGAAAGATCACGGGGGAATAGATAA